The following proteins are co-located in the Frigidibacter mobilis genome:
- a CDS encoding alpha/beta hydrolase, with protein sequence MTLTLAVTTLGSSHPTRSVLFAVGRGGDPRRHLPLLETLAERGCRVVAPHFDMLASPVPTEEELNARIARLGQALRAHAPKDLPLIGLGHSIGSAMLLALTGAVGETMAGGRFASPAVCSFERLALLAPATAFFRRPGALDTVHVGIRVWAGGQDAITPPDHAALLQTALEGRCAVTVRIAEDAGHFTYMNEPPPGMVEPHPDRDAFLATLTREVAEYVEGRV encoded by the coding sequence ATGACACTAACGCTCGCGGTAACGACACTGGGGTCCAGCCATCCGACCCGTTCCGTCTTGTTTGCGGTCGGGCGGGGTGGCGACCCGCGCCGCCATCTCCCTCTTCTGGAAACACTCGCTGAACGCGGCTGCAGGGTCGTCGCTCCCCATTTCGATATGTTGGCGTCCCCGGTGCCGACCGAAGAGGAACTCAACGCGCGCATCGCCCGCTTGGGGCAGGCTCTGCGCGCTCACGCTCCGAAAGACCTGCCTTTGATCGGCCTTGGCCATTCGATCGGCTCGGCCATGTTGCTCGCGTTGACTGGAGCGGTGGGCGAGACGATGGCAGGCGGGCGGTTCGCATCCCCAGCCGTCTGTTCATTCGAGCGTCTGGCGCTACTCGCGCCTGCAACGGCGTTCTTTCGGCGGCCCGGTGCATTGGACACCGTTCATGTTGGTATCCGGGTCTGGGCGGGGGGCCAGGATGCCATTACGCCGCCGGACCATGCCGCGCTTCTGCAAACAGCGCTCGAAGGCAGGTGCGCGGTGACGGTGCGCATCGCCGAAGATGCCGGGCACTTCACCTACATGAATGAACCACCCCCAGGCATGGTAGAACCGCATCCGGATCGAGACGCGTTTCTTGCCACGCTGACGCGCGAGGTTGCAGAGTATGTCGAAGGGCGAGTGTGA
- a CDS encoding MBL fold metallo-hydrolase, translating to MTLRFTILGCGSSGGVPRLGNHWGECDPENPRNTRLRCSMLVERTGPQGTTRVLIDTTPDMRTQLLRAGVGELDAVVFTHAHADHTHGLDDLRQIVFNTRRRLPVWADGATQDSLYARFGYAFAQPEGSAYPPICDLHSIRGAFRIEGAGGPVPFLPLKVAHGGIDALGFRIGALAYIPDVSEIYDAVWPHLAGLEVFVIDALRRTPHPTHAHLALALEWIERAAPVRAVLTNMHIDLDHDRVAAETPAHVIPAYDGLVIELGG from the coding sequence ATGACCCTGCGCTTCACCATCCTGGGCTGCGGATCGTCGGGCGGGGTGCCGCGGCTTGGCAACCACTGGGGCGAATGCGACCCCGAGAACCCGCGCAATACCCGCCTGCGCTGCTCGATGCTGGTCGAACGCACCGGCCCGCAGGGCACCACCCGCGTGCTGATCGACACCACGCCCGACATGCGCACCCAACTGCTGCGCGCTGGCGTGGGCGAGCTGGATGCCGTGGTCTTCACCCATGCCCATGCCGACCATACCCACGGGCTCGACGACCTGCGCCAGATCGTGTTCAACACCCGCCGCCGCCTGCCGGTCTGGGCCGATGGCGCCACGCAGGACTCGCTCTACGCCCGCTTCGGCTATGCCTTCGCCCAGCCCGAAGGCTCTGCCTATCCGCCGATCTGCGACCTGCACTCGATCCGCGGCGCCTTCCGGATCGAGGGCGCCGGCGGCCCGGTGCCGTTCCTGCCGCTGAAGGTGGCGCATGGCGGCATCGACGCGCTCGGCTTCCGCATCGGCGCGCTGGCCTATATCCCCGACGTGTCGGAAATCTATGATGCGGTCTGGCCGCATCTGGCGGGGCTGGAGGTGTTCGTGATCGACGCGCTGCGCCGCACCCCGCACCCGACCCATGCCCACCTCGCGCTGGCGCTGGAATGGATCGAGCGGGCGGCGCCGGTGCGCGCCGTGCTGACCAACATGCATATCGACCTCGACCATGACCGCGTCGCCGCCGAAACCCCTGCCCATGTGATCCCGGCCTATGACGGCCTGGTGATCGAACTGGGCGGCTGA
- a CDS encoding DNA polymerase III subunit delta': MRAPRASTELAEPLPEADRVAGAPHPRDTARLYGQERAEAGFLDAFATGRQHHGWMLTGPRGVGKATLAWRIARFLLATPEVEEDGFFGAPPPPTSLDIPADHPVARRMHSLSESRLFLLRRSWDEDKARMRAVIGVDEVRRLKSFFNFSAADGGRRVAIIDAADEMNPNAANALLKLLEEPPAGATLLMVAHQPSSLLPTIRSRVRELRLGTLDAAQMEAALAQAGTETDAAAALAELSGGSVGEAIRLVNLDGLRAYAQMVELFAGMPRLDRIRALQLAESAGGRAAEGRFDVLLTLFDLFLARLARAGVAGPFATEAAPGEAQLFARLAPNPAAGRLWAQRQQDLGARARHGRAVNLDPAALLMDMVLQVNETAARLAA, from the coding sequence ATGAGGGCGCCCCGCGCCTCGACCGAGCTTGCCGAACCGCTGCCCGAGGCCGACCGCGTCGCGGGTGCGCCGCATCCGCGCGACACCGCGCGGCTCTACGGGCAGGAAAGGGCCGAGGCCGGGTTCCTCGATGCCTTCGCCACCGGCCGCCAGCACCACGGCTGGATGCTGACCGGCCCGCGCGGGGTGGGCAAGGCCACCCTCGCCTGGCGCATCGCGCGCTTCCTGCTGGCCACACCCGAGGTCGAGGAAGACGGCTTCTTCGGTGCCCCCCCGCCCCCGACCTCGCTCGACATCCCCGCCGATCATCCGGTGGCGCGCCGGATGCACTCGCTGTCGGAATCGCGGCTGTTCCTGCTCCGCCGCAGCTGGGACGAGGACAAGGCGCGGATGCGCGCGGTGATCGGCGTCGACGAGGTGCGGCGCCTGAAATCCTTCTTCAACTTCTCTGCCGCCGATGGCGGGCGCCGCGTGGCGATCATCGACGCCGCCGACGAGATGAACCCCAACGCCGCCAACGCCCTGCTGAAACTGCTGGAGGAGCCCCCGGCCGGGGCGACGCTGCTGATGGTCGCACACCAGCCCTCCAGCCTCTTGCCCACCATACGCTCGCGGGTACGCGAGCTGCGGCTTGGCACGCTGGACGCCGCGCAGATGGAGGCGGCTCTGGCGCAGGCGGGCACCGAGACGGATGCCGCGGCGGCGTTGGCCGAACTGTCCGGCGGATCGGTCGGCGAGGCAATCCGGCTGGTCAATCTCGACGGGCTGCGCGCCTATGCGCAGATGGTGGAGCTGTTCGCCGGAATGCCGCGGCTGGACCGGATCCGCGCCCTGCAACTGGCCGAAAGCGCCGGGGGCCGCGCCGCCGAGGGCCGCTTCGACGTGCTGCTGACGCTGTTCGACCTGTTCCTCGCCCGCCTTGCCCGCGCCGGTGTTGCCGGCCCGTTCGCCACCGAGGCCGCCCCCGGCGAGGCGCAGCTCTTCGCCCGCCTCGCGCCCAATCCCGCAGCGGGTCGCCTCTGGGCACAGCGCCAGCAGGATCTGGGCGCGCGGGCGCGGCATGGGCGGGCGGTCAACCTTGACCCTGCCGCGCTTCTCATGGATATGGTGCTGCAGGTGAACGAGACGGCGGCCCGGCTGGCCGCTTGA
- a CDS encoding ABC transporter permease, whose translation MALPIYASPLEKVWHWTYKAICAAIFVFLIAPILIVIPLSFNAEPYFTFTEKMLSFDPEGYSLRWYDRLLTFGMQAPDAPRDWSWWRDVLANATWFDVAWNSIVIGVFSTILATVLGTLAALGLSRPEMPWRRSIMAVLISPMIVPIIITATGLFFFYSKIEIQKWGVPYLGIIMAHATLGIPFVIITVTATLSGFDHSLTRAAASLGANPRTTFFKVIMPLILPGVVSGALFAFVTSFDEVVMVLFIAGHDEQTIPRQMWNGIREQISPAILAVATILVVVSVALLATVEILRRRSEKLRGLSAG comes from the coding sequence ATGGCGCTTCCGATCTACGCCTCGCCGCTCGAGAAGGTCTGGCACTGGACCTACAAGGCGATCTGCGCCGCGATCTTCGTATTCCTGATCGCGCCGATCCTGATCGTGATCCCGCTCTCGTTCAATGCCGAGCCCTATTTCACCTTCACCGAGAAGATGCTCTCCTTCGACCCCGAGGGCTATTCGCTGCGCTGGTATGACCGGCTGCTGACCTTCGGGATGCAGGCCCCCGACGCGCCGCGGGACTGGAGCTGGTGGCGCGACGTGCTGGCGAATGCCACCTGGTTCGACGTGGCCTGGAACTCGATCGTCATCGGGGTGTTCTCGACCATCCTTGCCACCGTGCTCGGCACGCTGGCGGCGCTTGGGCTGTCGCGGCCCGAAATGCCCTGGCGGCGGTCGATCATGGCGGTGCTGATCTCGCCGATGATCGTGCCGATCATCATCACCGCGACCGGGCTGTTCTTCTTCTACTCGAAGATCGAGATCCAGAAATGGGGCGTGCCCTATCTGGGCATCATCATGGCCCATGCCACGCTGGGGATCCCCTTCGTCATCATCACCGTGACCGCCACGCTGTCGGGGTTCGATCATTCGCTGACCCGCGCTGCCGCCAGCCTGGGTGCGAACCCGCGCACCACCTTCTTCAAGGTCATCATGCCGCTGATCCTGCCGGGCGTGGTGTCGGGGGCGCTCTTTGCCTTCGTCACCTCCTTCGACGAGGTGGTGATGGTGCTGTTCATCGCCGGCCATGACGAACAGACGATCCCGCGGCAGATGTGGAACGGCATCCGCGAGCAGATCAGCCCGGCGATCCTGGCGGTGGCGACGATCCTGGTGGTGGTATCGGTGGCGCTGCTGGCCACGGTGGAGATCCTGCGCCGCCGCAGCGAGAAGCTGCGCGGACTGTCGGCAGGCTGA
- a CDS encoding ABC transporter substrate-binding protein, which translates to MKKILTLSTALTAVGFAAAAQEVTVMSWGGSYTVSQVEAYHKPFTAQTGIKVVSVDADNPATPIKAMVEAGNVTIDVADVEYADAIRLCDEGLLEEIDPSILPPAPDGTPATEDFLPGALTDCAVASIVFSTVFAYDTTKFPEGPTTMADFFDIEKFPGKRGMRKGAKANLEMALMADGVPADEVYAVLETDEGVSRAFVMLDKIKGSTIWWEAGAQPPQLLADGEVSMTTAYNGRIFAAQVAESKPFAIVWDGQVYEYDLFVIPKGAPNLDNALEFVKFSTDTQRLADQAKWISYGPGRKSSGALVGLYQDGKTEMGPHMPTSAENLTNALASSYEFWVDRDSELNERFNAWLAQ; encoded by the coding sequence ATGAAGAAGATCCTGACCCTGTCCACCGCGCTGACGGCCGTGGGCTTTGCCGCCGCGGCGCAGGAAGTGACCGTGATGTCCTGGGGCGGTTCCTATACCGTCAGCCAGGTCGAGGCCTATCACAAGCCCTTCACCGCGCAGACCGGCATCAAGGTCGTGTCGGTCGATGCCGACAACCCGGCCACCCCGATCAAGGCGATGGTCGAGGCAGGCAACGTCACCATCGACGTGGCCGACGTGGAATATGCCGACGCGATCCGCCTGTGCGACGAGGGCCTGCTGGAAGAGATCGACCCGTCGATCCTGCCGCCCGCGCCCGATGGCACCCCTGCGACCGAGGATTTCCTGCCCGGCGCGCTGACCGATTGCGCGGTGGCCTCGATCGTGTTCTCGACCGTGTTCGCCTATGACACGACCAAGTTCCCCGAAGGCCCGACCACGATGGCCGATTTCTTCGACATCGAGAAGTTCCCGGGCAAGCGCGGCATGCGCAAGGGCGCCAAGGCCAACCTCGAAATGGCGCTGATGGCTGACGGCGTGCCGGCGGACGAGGTCTATGCCGTGCTGGAAACCGATGAGGGCGTGAGCCGCGCCTTCGTCATGCTCGACAAGATCAAGGGCAGCACGATCTGGTGGGAAGCCGGCGCGCAGCCGCCGCAGCTGCTGGCCGATGGCGAAGTGTCGATGACCACCGCCTATAACGGCCGGATCTTTGCGGCGCAGGTCGCGGAAAGCAAGCCCTTCGCCATCGTCTGGGACGGCCAGGTCTATGAATACGACCTGTTCGTGATCCCGAAGGGCGCGCCGAACCTCGACAACGCGCTGGAATTCGTCAAGTTCTCGACCGATACCCAGCGTCTGGCCGATCAGGCGAAATGGATCAGCTACGGCCCGGGCCGCAAATCCTCGGGCGCGCTGGTCGGGCTCTATCAGGACGGCAAGACCGAGATGGGCCCGCATATGCCGACCTCGGCCGAGAACCTGACCAATGCGCTGGCCTCCTCCTACGAGTTCTGGGTGGACCGCGATTCCGAGCTGAACGAGCGCTTCAACGCCTGGCTGGCGCAGTAA
- a CDS encoding ABC transporter ATP-binding protein, whose amino-acid sequence MNVSTADAAFVEFDRVQKSYDGETLVVKDLNLSIAKGEFLTMLGPSGSGKTTCLMMLAGFETATHGEIKLAGRPINQVPPHKRGIGMVFQNYALFPHMSVGENLAFPLEVRGMGKAEREAKVARALDMVQMGAFANRRPAQLSGGQQQRIALARALVFDPELVLMDEPLGALDKQLREHMQFEIKALHDRLGITVVYVTHDQGEALTMSDRIAVFNDGRIQQLAPPAELYERPKNSFVAQFIGENNKLPGIIEEFDDRKALVRLATGELIDATPVNIRAKGQQTLVSIRPERVEFKPEMMPPGIHRIGADVLEVVYMGDIFRTRMRVAGSEDFVMKCRNTIGQRKLTPGERIEIAWHAEDARALDPM is encoded by the coding sequence TTGAACGTATCCACGGCCGACGCGGCATTCGTCGAATTTGACCGGGTCCAGAAAAGCTACGACGGCGAGACGCTCGTGGTGAAGGATCTGAACCTGAGCATCGCCAAGGGAGAGTTCCTGACCATGCTGGGCCCGTCCGGGTCTGGCAAGACAACCTGCCTGATGATGCTGGCCGGATTCGAGACCGCCACGCATGGCGAGATCAAGCTGGCGGGGCGCCCGATCAACCAGGTGCCGCCGCACAAGCGCGGCATCGGCATGGTGTTCCAGAACTACGCGCTGTTCCCGCATATGAGCGTGGGCGAGAACCTGGCCTTTCCGCTGGAAGTGCGCGGCATGGGCAAGGCCGAGCGCGAGGCCAAGGTGGCGCGCGCGCTGGACATGGTGCAGATGGGAGCCTTTGCCAACCGCCGCCCCGCACAGCTTTCGGGCGGGCAGCAGCAGCGGATCGCGCTGGCCCGCGCGCTGGTCTTCGACCCGGAACTGGTGCTGATGGACGAACCGCTTGGCGCGCTCGACAAGCAGCTGCGCGAGCATATGCAGTTCGAGATCAAGGCCCTGCATGACCGGCTGGGGATCACCGTGGTCTATGTCACCCATGACCAGGGCGAGGCGCTGACCATGTCGGACCGCATCGCGGTGTTCAACGATGGCCGCATCCAGCAGCTTGCGCCCCCCGCTGAACTTTATGAGCGGCCCAAGAACAGCTTCGTCGCGCAGTTCATCGGCGAGAACAACAAGCTGCCCGGCATCATCGAGGAGTTCGACGACCGGAAGGCGCTGGTGCGGCTGGCAACGGGCGAGCTGATCGACGCGACCCCGGTCAATATCCGCGCCAAGGGCCAGCAGACGCTGGTCTCGATCCGCCCCGAGCGGGTGGAGTTCAAGCCCGAGATGATGCCGCCCGGCATCCACCGCATCGGCGCCGACGTGCTGGAGGTGGTCTATATGGGCGATATCTTCCGCACCCGGATGCGCGTTGCCGGTTCGGAGGATTTCGTGATGAAATGCCGCAACACCATCGGCCAGCGCAAGCTGACCCCCGGCGAGCGGATCGAGATCGCCTGGCATGCCGAGGATGCCCGCGCGCTGGACCCGATGTAG
- a CDS encoding c-type cytochrome, with the protein MIRLPLIAGLAALALATPVLAQDAAKGESEFKKCKACHAIVADDGTEIVKGGKVGPNLYGIIGKAVASEEGFKYSDSIAAVGASGLVWDEAELAAYVTDPKAWLTEKTGDAGAKTKMTFKLAKNQADVAAYLASTAQ; encoded by the coding sequence ATGATCAGACTGCCGCTTATCGCGGGCCTTGCCGCCCTTGCCCTCGCCACCCCCGTTCTTGCCCAGGATGCCGCCAAAGGCGAATCCGAGTTCAAGAAATGCAAAGCCTGCCATGCGATCGTTGCCGATGACGGCACCGAGATCGTGAAGGGCGGCAAGGTCGGCCCGAACCTCTACGGGATCATCGGCAAGGCCGTGGCCTCGGAAGAGGGCTTCAAGTACAGCGACAGCATCGCGGCCGTCGGCGCCTCGGGCCTCGTCTGGGACGAGGCGGAGCTTGCCGCCTATGTGACCGACCCCAAGGCCTGGCTGACCGAGAAGACCGGCGATGCCGGTGCCAAGACCAAGATGACCTTCAAGCTGGCCAAGAATCAGGCCGACGTCGCCGCCTACCTGGCCTCGACCGCGCAGTAG
- a CDS encoding TatD family hydrolase: MPQTPAQDSTGGLALPEIVDSHCHLDFPDFADEIPQVIARARAAGVTRMVTICTRLASEPAVRAIAEAHDGVFYAAGTHPMRAGEEPMATMEQLVALARHPKFVGIGETGLDYHYSADSAAAQQESLRIHIAAARETGLPLVIHARNADDDMARILAEEHRAGAYGCVMHCFSSSAELAQAALELGFYLSMSGIAAFPRSAELRAIFAAAPLDRILLETDSPYLAPPPHRGRRNEPAYTAHTARTGAEVFGLTLAEFAAATSANFDRLFTRAAAGARAA, encoded by the coding sequence ATGCCCCAAACGCCTGCCCAAGACAGCACCGGCGGCCTTGCGCTGCCCGAAATCGTCGACAGTCATTGCCACCTCGATTTCCCGGACTTCGCCGATGAAATCCCGCAGGTCATCGCCCGCGCCCGCGCCGCCGGGGTGACGCGGATGGTGACGATCTGCACGCGGCTGGCCAGCGAACCCGCGGTGCGCGCCATCGCCGAGGCGCATGACGGCGTGTTCTACGCCGCCGGCACCCACCCGATGCGCGCCGGCGAAGAGCCGATGGCGACGATGGAGCAACTGGTCGCCCTCGCCCGCCACCCCAAATTCGTCGGCATCGGCGAGACCGGGCTCGACTATCACTACAGCGCCGACAGCGCCGCGGCGCAGCAGGAAAGCCTGCGCATCCATATCGCCGCCGCGCGCGAAACCGGCCTGCCTCTTGTCATCCACGCCCGCAACGCCGATGACGACATGGCCCGCATCCTGGCCGAAGAGCATCGCGCCGGCGCCTATGGCTGCGTCATGCACTGCTTTTCCTCCAGCGCCGAACTGGCACAGGCGGCGCTGGAGCTTGGCTTCTACCTCTCGATGTCGGGTATCGCCGCCTTCCCCAGATCGGCCGAGCTGCGGGCGATCTTCGCCGCCGCGCCCCTCGACCGCATCCTGCTGGAAACCGACTCGCCCTACCTCGCCCCGCCCCCGCACCGGGGCCGCCGCAACGAGCCCGCCTATACCGCCCACACCGCCCGCACCGGGGCCGAGGTGTTCGGGCTGACCCTGGCCGAGTTCGCCGCCGCCACCAGTGCCAATTTCGACCGGCTCTTCACCCGCGCCGCCGCCGGGGCGCGCGCGGCATGA
- a CDS encoding AEC family transporter: protein MQALLDVILPVFVIIGFGYVAAWRGLFNESAVEGVMRFAQNFAVPVLLFKSISGLDLAASWDPRILVSFYLGAFLSFGIGFAGSIWLFRRPATDAVAIGFCCLFSNSLLMGIPITERAYGTEALAGNFAIISVHSPLLYGFGITLMEIVRNHGRGTGPARIALAALAGIARTPLVIGIAAGLAVNLTGLPVPGVVGAAVAMMASAALPAALFGLGGVLLRYRPEGDLRTIAMVCVLSLLVHPAVAYASGRWGLGLDTAGLRSSVITASMAPGVNAYLFANMYGSARRVAASSVLIATALSAFTIWGWLAILP, encoded by the coding sequence ATGCAGGCCCTTCTCGACGTCATCCTGCCGGTCTTCGTGATTATCGGCTTTGGCTATGTCGCCGCCTGGCGGGGCCTGTTCAACGAAAGCGCGGTCGAGGGGGTGATGCGCTTCGCGCAGAACTTCGCGGTGCCGGTGCTGCTGTTCAAGTCGATCTCGGGCCTCGACCTCGCGGCAAGTTGGGATCCGCGGATCCTGGTCAGCTTCTACCTCGGCGCCTTCCTCAGCTTCGGGATCGGCTTTGCCGGCTCGATCTGGCTGTTCCGCCGCCCGGCCACCGATGCGGTGGCGATCGGGTTCTGCTGCCTGTTCTCCAACTCGCTGCTGATGGGCATCCCGATCACCGAGCGCGCCTATGGCACCGAGGCGCTGGCCGGCAACTTCGCCATCATCTCGGTGCACTCGCCGCTGCTCTACGGCTTCGGCATCACCCTGATGGAGATCGTGCGCAACCACGGCCGCGGCACCGGCCCGGCGCGGATCGCGCTGGCGGCGCTGGCCGGCATCGCCCGCACCCCGCTGGTGATCGGCATCGCCGCCGGGCTGGCGGTGAACCTGACCGGACTGCCGGTGCCGGGCGTGGTCGGCGCCGCCGTGGCGATGATGGCCAGCGCGGCGCTGCCCGCCGCCCTCTTCGGCCTTGGCGGCGTGCTGCTGCGCTACCGGCCCGAGGGCGACCTGCGCACCATCGCAATGGTCTGCGTGCTCTCGCTGCTGGTGCATCCGGCGGTGGCCTATGCCAGCGGCCGCTGGGGGCTGGGGCTGGATACTGCGGGGCTGCGCTCCTCGGTCATCACCGCCTCGATGGCGCCGGGGGTGAATGCCTATCTCTTTGCCAACATGTACGGCTCTGCCCGCCGCGTCGCCGCCTCCAGCGTGCTGATCGCCACCGCGCTTTCGGCCTTCACGATCTGGGGCTGGCTGGCGATCCTGCCCTGA
- a CDS encoding ABC transporter permease: MVAIDTSGGEALGGGLLTTADGKPLKQALAHAQARARRKALLLVVPLLAFIVITFVVPIGQLLFRSVYNDGFSANMPQVSAWFQETEAGAEPDEAAYAALVADIVASAEARTIGVVGTRVNYEISGTRSLFTSAGRNAKDLQPPYREALLELNAKWADPQLWGVMRSVSSAYSANFYLAAMDLARDANGDIVRAPEDRRIYGMLFLRTLWLSALITGLCLILAYPVAHLLAVLPLARSNLLMILVLLPFWTSLLVRTTSWMVMLQEQGVINNALVALGLVGNESRIQMMYNQAGTIIAMTHILLPFMILPLYSVMRPINPSYVRAARSLGATSWTAFRRVYLPQTLPGIGAGALLVFILAVGYYITPALVGGASGQLISNLIAYHMQDSLNWSLAAALAALLLAGVLILYWLYDRLIGIDNLKLG; the protein is encoded by the coding sequence ATGGTCGCTATCGACACAAGCGGCGGCGAGGCTCTGGGTGGCGGTCTGCTGACCACTGCCGACGGCAAGCCGCTGAAACAGGCACTGGCCCATGCGCAGGCAAGGGCAAGGCGCAAGGCACTGCTGCTGGTGGTGCCGCTGCTGGCCTTCATCGTCATCACCTTCGTGGTGCCGATCGGGCAGCTGCTGTTCCGCTCGGTCTACAATGACGGGTTCTCGGCGAACATGCCGCAGGTCTCGGCCTGGTTCCAAGAGACCGAGGCGGGAGCCGAACCCGACGAGGCCGCCTATGCCGCGCTGGTGGCCGATATCGTCGCCTCGGCCGAGGCGCGCACCATCGGCGTGGTCGGCACGCGGGTGAACTACGAGATCTCGGGCACGCGCTCGCTGTTCACCTCGGCGGGCCGCAATGCCAAGGACCTGCAGCCGCCCTACCGCGAGGCGCTGCTGGAGCTGAACGCGAAATGGGCCGATCCGCAGCTCTGGGGGGTGATGCGGTCGGTCTCCTCGGCCTATAGCGCCAACTTCTACCTGGCGGCGATGGACCTGGCCCGCGATGCCAATGGCGACATCGTGCGCGCCCCCGAGGACCGGCGCATCTACGGGATGCTGTTCCTGCGCACGCTCTGGCTCTCGGCGCTGATTACCGGGCTGTGCCTGATCCTGGCCTATCCGGTGGCGCATCTGCTGGCGGTGCTGCCGCTGGCGCGCTCGAACCTCTTGATGATCCTGGTGCTGCTGCCGTTCTGGACCTCGCTTCTGGTGCGGACGACCAGCTGGATGGTGATGCTGCAGGAACAGGGGGTCATCAACAACGCGCTGGTGGCCCTGGGGCTGGTCGGCAATGAGAGCCGGATCCAGATGATGTACAATCAGGCCGGCACCATCATTGCAATGACCCATATCCTGCTGCCCTTCATGATCCTGCCGCTCTATTCGGTGATGCGCCCGATCAACCCCAGCTATGTGCGCGCCGCCCGCAGCCTGGGCGCGACCAGCTGGACGGCGTTCCGCCGGGTCTACCTGCCGCAGACGCTGCCGGGGATCGGGGCCGGGGCGCTCTTGGTGTTCATCCTCGCCGTGGGCTATTACATCACCCCGGCGCTGGTCGGCGGCGCGAGCGGCCAGTTGATCTCGAACCTGATCGCCTATCACATGCAGGACAGCCTGAACTGGTCGCTGGCCGCCGCCCTGGCCGCGCTGCTGCTGGCGGGGGTGCTGATCCTCTACTGGCTCTATGACCGGCTGATCGGCATCGACAACCTCAAACTGGGCTGA